In Strigops habroptila isolate Jane chromosome 2, bStrHab1.2.pri, whole genome shotgun sequence, one genomic interval encodes:
- the ZYX gene encoding zyxin isoform X1, with translation MQSSGGAEKMASPGAPGTRMTSAVNINISTPFFYNPQKKFAPVVAPKPKVNPFKAGDASEPSLPPPPGAGAQRAQIGKVGEIPSASISLLPEDLPLPPPPPPGEEANFSSNCAFPPPPPPFEEPFPPAPEEVFPLPPPPPMFDEGPVSKGPAPQERGKMSSIDLEIDSLSVMLDDMEKNDPFRSRISPGSTGSLEKPSAPKARVEIPSASRDTPPSFPSKFTPKPSGTLSFKPPGADLTPAPWSAPQQHKEPPAPVPPPPSLPPAQPTPTFTPPKSVAGSPKSGSKSGASVTMAPSNSARYPTSLQTQFTAPSPSGPSSRPQPPNFTYAQQRERPQVQEKPRPTERPAAAKDTHRPAGSNADPPRGNSCLTMKEVEELEMLTQKLMKDMEHPPSAEAATSELCGFCRKPLSRTQPAVRALDCLFHVECFTCFKCEKQLQGQQFYNVDEKPFCEDCYAGTLEKCSVCKQTITDRMLKATGNSYHPQCFTCVMCHTPLEGAAFIVDQANQPHCVDDYHRKYAPRCSVCSEPIMPEPGKDETVRVVALEKNFHMKCYKCEDCGKPLSIEADENGCFPLDGHVLCIKCHTIRAKTAR, from the exons CTGAGAAGATGGCCTCCCCAGGTGCCCCAGGGACCCGCATGACGTCTGCAGTCAACATCAACATTTCCACCCCTTTCTTCTACAATCCACAGAAGAAGTTTGCACCTGTGGTTGCCCCTAAACCCAAGGTGAACCCCTTCAAGGCTGGGGATGCATCAGAGCCGTCGCTGCCCCCGCCTCCTGGAGCTGGCGCGCAGCGTGCTCAGATAGGGAAGGTGGGGGAGATTCCGTCAGCATCCATATCCCTGCTGCCAGAAG ACCTgccgctgcctcctcctccaccacctgGAGAGGAAGCAAATTTCTCCTCGAACTGTGCTTTTCCCCCACCTCCACCTCCCTTTGAAGAGCCTTTTCCACCAGCCCCAGAAGAGGTTTTCCCTTTGCCGCCACCGCCACCAATGTTTGATGAAGGGCCTGTGAGCAAGGGACCTGCCCCACAG GAACGTGGCAAGATGAGCAGCATTGATCTTGAGATTGACTCACTGTCCGTAATGTTGGATGACATGGAGAAGAATGACCCCTTCAGATCCCGG ATATCTCCAGGATCCACAGGTTCTCTGGAGAAACCATCAGCCCCAAAAGCCCGTGTGGAAATACCATCTGCATCCAGAGAtactcctccttcctttccttccaagTTCACTCCAAAGCCAAGTGGAACCTTATCTTTCAAACCCCCTGGAGCAGATTTGACCCCAGCCCCATGGTCAGCCCCACAGCAACACAAGGAGCCCCCAGCACCGGTCCCTCCACCaccctctctccctcctgctcagcCTACCCCTACATTCACCCCACCTAAGTCTGTTGCTGGCTCTCCTAAGTCTGGGTCCAAATCAGGTGCCAGTGTTACCATGGCTCCCTCAAACTCTGCAAGATATCCTACCTCCCTTCAGACTCAGTTCACAGCCCCTTCACCTTCAGGTCCCTCCTCTCGGCCACAGCCTCCCAATTTCACCTATGCCCAGCAGAGGGAAAGACCCCAAGTGCAGGAGAAGCCGCGTCCAACAGAACGACCTGCAGCTGCAAAAGACACG catAGACCCGCAGGCTCCAACGCAGATCCACCTAGGGGAAATTCCTGTCTGACTATGAAGGAGGTAGAAGAGCTGGAGATGTTGACCCAGAAACTAATGAAGGATATGGAGCATCCGCCCTCAGCAGAGGCCGCTACTTCTG AGCTCTGTGGCTTCTGCCGGAAGCCCCTGTCACGAACCCAGCCAGCCGTGAGGGCCCTGGACTGCCTCTTCCATGTGGAATGCTTCACCTGCTTCAAATGCgagaagcagctgcaggggCAGCAGTTCTACAATGTGGATGAGAAGCCCTTCTGCGAGGACTGCTATGCT GGGACCTTGGAAAAGTGTAGTGTCTGCAAACAGACCATCACAGATCGGATGCTGAAGGCCACTGGTAACTCATACCATCCCCAGTGCTTCACCTGCGTGATGTGCCATACCCCTCTTGAAGGGGCCGCTTTTATTGTGGACCAGGCCAACCAGCCTCACTGTGTGGATGACTACCACAG GAAGTATGCTCCACGCTGCTCAGTCTGTAGTGAGCCCATCATGCCAGAGCCTGGAAAGGATGAGACAGTGCGTGTTGTGGCATTGGAGAAGAATTTCCACATGAAATGTTACAAATGTGAG GACTGTGGGAAGCCCTTGTCCATTGAAGCAGACGAGAATGGGTGCTTTCCACTGGATGGGCACGTGCTGTGTATTAAATGTCACACCATTCGTGCCAAAACAGCACGCTGA
- the ZYX gene encoding zyxin isoform X3 — MQSSGGAEKMASPGAPGTRMTSAVNINISTPFFYNPQKKFAPVVAPKPKVNPFKAGDASEPSLPPPPGAGAQRAQIGKVGEIPSASISLLPEDLPLPPPPPPGEEANFSSNCAFPPPPPPFEEPFPPAPEEVFPLPPPPPMFDEGPVSKGPAPQISPGSTGSLEKPSAPKARVEIPSASRDTPPSFPSKFTPKPSGTLSFKPPGADLTPAPWSAPQQHKEPPAPVPPPPSLPPAQPTPTFTPPKSVAGSPKSGSKSGASVTMAPSNSARYPTSLQTQFTAPSPSGPSSRPQPPNFTYAQQRERPQVQEKPRPTERPAAAKDTHRPAGSNADPPRGNSCLTMKEVEELEMLTQKLMKDMEHPPSAEAATSELCGFCRKPLSRTQPAVRALDCLFHVECFTCFKCEKQLQGQQFYNVDEKPFCEDCYAGTLEKCSVCKQTITDRMLKATGNSYHPQCFTCVMCHTPLEGAAFIVDQANQPHCVDDYHRKYAPRCSVCSEPIMPEPGKDETVRVVALEKNFHMKCYKCEDCGKPLSIEADENGCFPLDGHVLCIKCHTIRAKTAR; from the exons CTGAGAAGATGGCCTCCCCAGGTGCCCCAGGGACCCGCATGACGTCTGCAGTCAACATCAACATTTCCACCCCTTTCTTCTACAATCCACAGAAGAAGTTTGCACCTGTGGTTGCCCCTAAACCCAAGGTGAACCCCTTCAAGGCTGGGGATGCATCAGAGCCGTCGCTGCCCCCGCCTCCTGGAGCTGGCGCGCAGCGTGCTCAGATAGGGAAGGTGGGGGAGATTCCGTCAGCATCCATATCCCTGCTGCCAGAAG ACCTgccgctgcctcctcctccaccacctgGAGAGGAAGCAAATTTCTCCTCGAACTGTGCTTTTCCCCCACCTCCACCTCCCTTTGAAGAGCCTTTTCCACCAGCCCCAGAAGAGGTTTTCCCTTTGCCGCCACCGCCACCAATGTTTGATGAAGGGCCTGTGAGCAAGGGACCTGCCCCACAG ATATCTCCAGGATCCACAGGTTCTCTGGAGAAACCATCAGCCCCAAAAGCCCGTGTGGAAATACCATCTGCATCCAGAGAtactcctccttcctttccttccaagTTCACTCCAAAGCCAAGTGGAACCTTATCTTTCAAACCCCCTGGAGCAGATTTGACCCCAGCCCCATGGTCAGCCCCACAGCAACACAAGGAGCCCCCAGCACCGGTCCCTCCACCaccctctctccctcctgctcagcCTACCCCTACATTCACCCCACCTAAGTCTGTTGCTGGCTCTCCTAAGTCTGGGTCCAAATCAGGTGCCAGTGTTACCATGGCTCCCTCAAACTCTGCAAGATATCCTACCTCCCTTCAGACTCAGTTCACAGCCCCTTCACCTTCAGGTCCCTCCTCTCGGCCACAGCCTCCCAATTTCACCTATGCCCAGCAGAGGGAAAGACCCCAAGTGCAGGAGAAGCCGCGTCCAACAGAACGACCTGCAGCTGCAAAAGACACG catAGACCCGCAGGCTCCAACGCAGATCCACCTAGGGGAAATTCCTGTCTGACTATGAAGGAGGTAGAAGAGCTGGAGATGTTGACCCAGAAACTAATGAAGGATATGGAGCATCCGCCCTCAGCAGAGGCCGCTACTTCTG AGCTCTGTGGCTTCTGCCGGAAGCCCCTGTCACGAACCCAGCCAGCCGTGAGGGCCCTGGACTGCCTCTTCCATGTGGAATGCTTCACCTGCTTCAAATGCgagaagcagctgcaggggCAGCAGTTCTACAATGTGGATGAGAAGCCCTTCTGCGAGGACTGCTATGCT GGGACCTTGGAAAAGTGTAGTGTCTGCAAACAGACCATCACAGATCGGATGCTGAAGGCCACTGGTAACTCATACCATCCCCAGTGCTTCACCTGCGTGATGTGCCATACCCCTCTTGAAGGGGCCGCTTTTATTGTGGACCAGGCCAACCAGCCTCACTGTGTGGATGACTACCACAG GAAGTATGCTCCACGCTGCTCAGTCTGTAGTGAGCCCATCATGCCAGAGCCTGGAAAGGATGAGACAGTGCGTGTTGTGGCATTGGAGAAGAATTTCCACATGAAATGTTACAAATGTGAG GACTGTGGGAAGCCCTTGTCCATTGAAGCAGACGAGAATGGGTGCTTTCCACTGGATGGGCACGTGCTGTGTATTAAATGTCACACCATTCGTGCCAAAACAGCACGCTGA
- the ZYX gene encoding zyxin isoform X4, translated as MASPGAPGTRMTSAVNINISTPFFYNPQKKFAPVVAPKPKVNPFKAGDASEPSLPPPPGAGAQRAQIGKVGEIPSASISLLPEDLPLPPPPPPGEEANFSSNCAFPPPPPPFEEPFPPAPEEVFPLPPPPPMFDEGPVSKGPAPQISPGSTGSLEKPSAPKARVEIPSASRDTPPSFPSKFTPKPSGTLSFKPPGADLTPAPWSAPQQHKEPPAPVPPPPSLPPAQPTPTFTPPKSVAGSPKSGSKSGASVTMAPSNSARYPTSLQTQFTAPSPSGPSSRPQPPNFTYAQQRERPQVQEKPRPTERPAAAKDTHRPAGSNADPPRGNSCLTMKEVEELEMLTQKLMKDMEHPPSAEAATSELCGFCRKPLSRTQPAVRALDCLFHVECFTCFKCEKQLQGQQFYNVDEKPFCEDCYAGTLEKCSVCKQTITDRMLKATGNSYHPQCFTCVMCHTPLEGAAFIVDQANQPHCVDDYHRKYAPRCSVCSEPIMPEPGKDETVRVVALEKNFHMKCYKCEDCGKPLSIEADENGCFPLDGHVLCIKCHTIRAKTAR; from the exons ATGGCCTCCCCAGGTGCCCCAGGGACCCGCATGACGTCTGCAGTCAACATCAACATTTCCACCCCTTTCTTCTACAATCCACAGAAGAAGTTTGCACCTGTGGTTGCCCCTAAACCCAAGGTGAACCCCTTCAAGGCTGGGGATGCATCAGAGCCGTCGCTGCCCCCGCCTCCTGGAGCTGGCGCGCAGCGTGCTCAGATAGGGAAGGTGGGGGAGATTCCGTCAGCATCCATATCCCTGCTGCCAGAAG ACCTgccgctgcctcctcctccaccacctgGAGAGGAAGCAAATTTCTCCTCGAACTGTGCTTTTCCCCCACCTCCACCTCCCTTTGAAGAGCCTTTTCCACCAGCCCCAGAAGAGGTTTTCCCTTTGCCGCCACCGCCACCAATGTTTGATGAAGGGCCTGTGAGCAAGGGACCTGCCCCACAG ATATCTCCAGGATCCACAGGTTCTCTGGAGAAACCATCAGCCCCAAAAGCCCGTGTGGAAATACCATCTGCATCCAGAGAtactcctccttcctttccttccaagTTCACTCCAAAGCCAAGTGGAACCTTATCTTTCAAACCCCCTGGAGCAGATTTGACCCCAGCCCCATGGTCAGCCCCACAGCAACACAAGGAGCCCCCAGCACCGGTCCCTCCACCaccctctctccctcctgctcagcCTACCCCTACATTCACCCCACCTAAGTCTGTTGCTGGCTCTCCTAAGTCTGGGTCCAAATCAGGTGCCAGTGTTACCATGGCTCCCTCAAACTCTGCAAGATATCCTACCTCCCTTCAGACTCAGTTCACAGCCCCTTCACCTTCAGGTCCCTCCTCTCGGCCACAGCCTCCCAATTTCACCTATGCCCAGCAGAGGGAAAGACCCCAAGTGCAGGAGAAGCCGCGTCCAACAGAACGACCTGCAGCTGCAAAAGACACG catAGACCCGCAGGCTCCAACGCAGATCCACCTAGGGGAAATTCCTGTCTGACTATGAAGGAGGTAGAAGAGCTGGAGATGTTGACCCAGAAACTAATGAAGGATATGGAGCATCCGCCCTCAGCAGAGGCCGCTACTTCTG AGCTCTGTGGCTTCTGCCGGAAGCCCCTGTCACGAACCCAGCCAGCCGTGAGGGCCCTGGACTGCCTCTTCCATGTGGAATGCTTCACCTGCTTCAAATGCgagaagcagctgcaggggCAGCAGTTCTACAATGTGGATGAGAAGCCCTTCTGCGAGGACTGCTATGCT GGGACCTTGGAAAAGTGTAGTGTCTGCAAACAGACCATCACAGATCGGATGCTGAAGGCCACTGGTAACTCATACCATCCCCAGTGCTTCACCTGCGTGATGTGCCATACCCCTCTTGAAGGGGCCGCTTTTATTGTGGACCAGGCCAACCAGCCTCACTGTGTGGATGACTACCACAG GAAGTATGCTCCACGCTGCTCAGTCTGTAGTGAGCCCATCATGCCAGAGCCTGGAAAGGATGAGACAGTGCGTGTTGTGGCATTGGAGAAGAATTTCCACATGAAATGTTACAAATGTGAG GACTGTGGGAAGCCCTTGTCCATTGAAGCAGACGAGAATGGGTGCTTTCCACTGGATGGGCACGTGCTGTGTATTAAATGTCACACCATTCGTGCCAAAACAGCACGCTGA
- the ZYX gene encoding zyxin isoform X2 produces the protein MASPGAPGTRMTSAVNINISTPFFYNPQKKFAPVVAPKPKVNPFKAGDASEPSLPPPPGAGAQRAQIGKVGEIPSASISLLPEDLPLPPPPPPGEEANFSSNCAFPPPPPPFEEPFPPAPEEVFPLPPPPPMFDEGPVSKGPAPQERGKMSSIDLEIDSLSVMLDDMEKNDPFRSRISPGSTGSLEKPSAPKARVEIPSASRDTPPSFPSKFTPKPSGTLSFKPPGADLTPAPWSAPQQHKEPPAPVPPPPSLPPAQPTPTFTPPKSVAGSPKSGSKSGASVTMAPSNSARYPTSLQTQFTAPSPSGPSSRPQPPNFTYAQQRERPQVQEKPRPTERPAAAKDTHRPAGSNADPPRGNSCLTMKEVEELEMLTQKLMKDMEHPPSAEAATSELCGFCRKPLSRTQPAVRALDCLFHVECFTCFKCEKQLQGQQFYNVDEKPFCEDCYAGTLEKCSVCKQTITDRMLKATGNSYHPQCFTCVMCHTPLEGAAFIVDQANQPHCVDDYHRKYAPRCSVCSEPIMPEPGKDETVRVVALEKNFHMKCYKCEDCGKPLSIEADENGCFPLDGHVLCIKCHTIRAKTAR, from the exons ATGGCCTCCCCAGGTGCCCCAGGGACCCGCATGACGTCTGCAGTCAACATCAACATTTCCACCCCTTTCTTCTACAATCCACAGAAGAAGTTTGCACCTGTGGTTGCCCCTAAACCCAAGGTGAACCCCTTCAAGGCTGGGGATGCATCAGAGCCGTCGCTGCCCCCGCCTCCTGGAGCTGGCGCGCAGCGTGCTCAGATAGGGAAGGTGGGGGAGATTCCGTCAGCATCCATATCCCTGCTGCCAGAAG ACCTgccgctgcctcctcctccaccacctgGAGAGGAAGCAAATTTCTCCTCGAACTGTGCTTTTCCCCCACCTCCACCTCCCTTTGAAGAGCCTTTTCCACCAGCCCCAGAAGAGGTTTTCCCTTTGCCGCCACCGCCACCAATGTTTGATGAAGGGCCTGTGAGCAAGGGACCTGCCCCACAG GAACGTGGCAAGATGAGCAGCATTGATCTTGAGATTGACTCACTGTCCGTAATGTTGGATGACATGGAGAAGAATGACCCCTTCAGATCCCGG ATATCTCCAGGATCCACAGGTTCTCTGGAGAAACCATCAGCCCCAAAAGCCCGTGTGGAAATACCATCTGCATCCAGAGAtactcctccttcctttccttccaagTTCACTCCAAAGCCAAGTGGAACCTTATCTTTCAAACCCCCTGGAGCAGATTTGACCCCAGCCCCATGGTCAGCCCCACAGCAACACAAGGAGCCCCCAGCACCGGTCCCTCCACCaccctctctccctcctgctcagcCTACCCCTACATTCACCCCACCTAAGTCTGTTGCTGGCTCTCCTAAGTCTGGGTCCAAATCAGGTGCCAGTGTTACCATGGCTCCCTCAAACTCTGCAAGATATCCTACCTCCCTTCAGACTCAGTTCACAGCCCCTTCACCTTCAGGTCCCTCCTCTCGGCCACAGCCTCCCAATTTCACCTATGCCCAGCAGAGGGAAAGACCCCAAGTGCAGGAGAAGCCGCGTCCAACAGAACGACCTGCAGCTGCAAAAGACACG catAGACCCGCAGGCTCCAACGCAGATCCACCTAGGGGAAATTCCTGTCTGACTATGAAGGAGGTAGAAGAGCTGGAGATGTTGACCCAGAAACTAATGAAGGATATGGAGCATCCGCCCTCAGCAGAGGCCGCTACTTCTG AGCTCTGTGGCTTCTGCCGGAAGCCCCTGTCACGAACCCAGCCAGCCGTGAGGGCCCTGGACTGCCTCTTCCATGTGGAATGCTTCACCTGCTTCAAATGCgagaagcagctgcaggggCAGCAGTTCTACAATGTGGATGAGAAGCCCTTCTGCGAGGACTGCTATGCT GGGACCTTGGAAAAGTGTAGTGTCTGCAAACAGACCATCACAGATCGGATGCTGAAGGCCACTGGTAACTCATACCATCCCCAGTGCTTCACCTGCGTGATGTGCCATACCCCTCTTGAAGGGGCCGCTTTTATTGTGGACCAGGCCAACCAGCCTCACTGTGTGGATGACTACCACAG GAAGTATGCTCCACGCTGCTCAGTCTGTAGTGAGCCCATCATGCCAGAGCCTGGAAAGGATGAGACAGTGCGTGTTGTGGCATTGGAGAAGAATTTCCACATGAAATGTTACAAATGTGAG GACTGTGGGAAGCCCTTGTCCATTGAAGCAGACGAGAATGGGTGCTTTCCACTGGATGGGCACGTGCTGTGTATTAAATGTCACACCATTCGTGCCAAAACAGCACGCTGA
- the EPHA1 gene encoding ephrin type-A receptor 1: MELRTWSSGIDLSLGLLLFWALLPPKVPGKEVDLLDTSTAQGELGWLPDPPEVGWSEVQQMINGTPVYMYQDCSVLSEGDTDHWLRTNWIYRGEAASRIYVELKFTVRDCKSFKGEVVTCKETFNLYYMESEQDVGIQFRRPLFIKLNTVAADRSFTSRDIESGAMQLNTEVCPIGKLSRRGFYLAFQNSGACVAMVSVRVYYKTCPEAVRGLARFPETLAGSEGLTEVPGVCVEYAAEEEGSPPRMHCSTDGEWLVPMGRCLCAVGFEEVDGSCIACQRGFYRHSLEAKRCLKCPPNSLSNESGATSCSCNAGFYRAPSEGQNIACTRPPSAPRNVSFSLIGTQLSLWWQPPSDHGGRKDLTYRVFCQRCHFLSCEPCEAGVVFSPSASGLTKPAVDVDGLEAYTNYTFAVEAHNGVSGMGPAPQRTAPAVWVAVGHAAPVTVSQFILTQRDDSSLSVSWLAPRQRSRTSVEYEVMFFEKGEEARYTVKHLLEPNVTLRDLQPDTAYLLRVRSITPLGPGPYSPEQEFRTLPPDTGALSGGVIVSIIFGVLLFIGLLLGLFIFRRKQAHRRQARPDYNTSGFDREKVWLKPYVDLQPYDDPSRGVLEFTKELDVSCVTMENVIGEGEFGEVYRGTLRLPGKERIVVAIKTLKSTYSDSQWWNFLREATIMGQFNHPNIVHLEGVVTKRRPMMIITEYMENGALDTFLRENEEKFSPVQLVSMLQGIAAGMTYLSEHNYVHRDLAARNILVTRSLQCKVSDFGLSRILENDAEGTYETKGGKIPIRWTAPEAIAHRIFTSASDVWSFGIVMWEVLSFGDKPYGNMSNQEVMKSLEDGCRLPPPVDCPSILYELMKSCWSQNRLRRPHFQEIRAQLQHFISSPQLLRPVADFDPRVTLRLPSCSGSDGIPYRSIPEWLESIRMKRYISNFRTAGLDTMESILELTAEDLKQMGVSLPGHQKRILCSIQGFKE; the protein is encoded by the exons TGGAGTGAAGTGCAGCAGATGATAAATGGTACCCCAGTCTACATGTACCAGGACTGCAGTGTGCTTTCCGAGGGTGACACTGATCACTGGCTTCGCACCAACTGGATTTATCGGGGTGAGGCAGCCTCACGCATTTATGTGGAGCTGAAGTTTACTGTGCGGGACTGCAAGAGCTTCAAAGGTGAAGTGGTAACCTGCAAAGAGACCTTCAATCTCTATTACATGGAGTCGGAACAAGATGTTGGGATCCAGTTCCGCCGCCCGCTGTTCATCAAG CTCAACACTGTGGCAGCAGATCGAAGTTTCACCAGCAGAGACATTGAATCAGGTGCCATGCAGCTGAACACAGAAGTGTGCCCCATTGGGAAGCTGTCTCGCCGGGGCTTCTATTTGGCTTTCCAGAACTCCGGGGCTTGCGTAGCCATGGTGTCTGTCCGGGTGTATTACAAGACTTGCCCAGAGGCTGTGCGGGGCCTGGCCCGTTTTCCAGAGACGTTAGCAGGCTCGGAAGGGCTGACAGAAGTACCTGGGGTCTGCGTGGAGTATGCAGCTGAAGAAGAGGGCTCCCCTCCCCGGATGCATTGCAGCACTGATGGCGAGTGGCTGGTACCAATGGGCCGATGCCTTTGTGCTGTGGGGTTTGAGGAAGTCGATGGGAGCTGCATAG CCTGCCAGCGAGGATTCTACCGTCACTCCCTGGAGGCTAAACGCTGCCTGAAGTGCCCCCCCAACAGCTTATCCAATGAGTCAGGGGCTACATCTTGTTCGTGCAATGCAGGCTTCTACCGAGCGCCTTCAGAGGGCCAGAACATTGCTTGCACCC GCCCCCCCTCAGCTCCCCGCAATGTCAGCTTCTCCCTTATTGGCACACAGCTGAGTCTGTGGTGGCAGCCACCCAGTGACCATGGTGGGCGAAAGGACCTGACTTACAGAGTCTTCTGTCAGCGGTGCCATTTCCTGTCATGTGAGCCGTGCGAGGCTGGGGTGGTATTCTCCCCCAGTGCTTCTGGTCTCACTAAACCTGCTGTGGACGTGGACGGCCTAGAAGCTTACACCAACTACACATTTGCTGTGGAAGCCCATAATGGTGTCTCAGGAATGGGACCTGCTCCACAGAGAACTGCTCCAGCTGTCTGGGTCGCAGTTGGACATGCAG CTCCGGTGACAGTATCCCAGTTTATCCTGACACAGAGAGATGACAGTAGCCTTTCTGTGTCTTGGCTTGCCCCACGGCAGCGCAGCCGGACCTCAGTGGAGTATGAGGTCATGTTCTTCGAGAAG ggagaggaggcacGTTACACAGTGAAGCACCTTCTTGAGCCAAATGTCACTCTGAGAGACCTGCAGCCAGACACAGCCTACCTGCTACGCGTGAGATCCATCACACCCCTTGGGCCTGGGCCCTATTCCCCAGAGCAGGAATTCCGCACCCTGCCACCAG acaCAGGAGCTCTGTCTGGTGGAGTCATAGTCTCTATTATCTTTGGCGTTCTACTATTTATTGGGCTGCTTCTGGGACTTTTCATCTTTCGGCGAAA GCAGGCTCATCGGAGACAAGCACGCCCAGATTACAATACTTCAGGCTTTGACAGAG AGAAGGTCTGGTTGAAACCCTATGTAGACCTGCAACCATATGATGACCCTAGCAGAGGGGTGCTGGAATTCACTAAGGAGCTGGACGTCTCTTGTGTCACTATGGAGAATGTCATTGGAGAGG GGGAGTTTGGGGAGGTCTATCGTGGGACCCTGCGGCTCCCAGGGAAAGAACGTATCGTGGTTGCCATCAAGACCCTGAAGTCGACATATTCAGACTCGCAGTGGTGGAACTTCCTGCGTGAGGCAACAATTATGGGGCAGTTCAATCACCCGAACATTGTGCATCTGGAAGGAGTTGTCACCAAAA GGAGGCCAATGATGATCATCACTGAGTATATGGAGAATGGAGCACTGGATACCTTCCTCCGG GAGAATGAGGAAAAATTCAGCCCTGTGCAGCTTGTGAGCATGCTGCAGGGAATAGCCGCGGGGATGACCTACCTTTCTGAACACAACTATGTGCACCGGGATCTGGCCGCTCGCAACATCCTGGTGACACGCAGTCTTCAATGCAAGGTGTCGGACTTTGGTCTCTCCCGAATATTGGAGAATGATGCAGAGGGAACCTATGAAACCAAG GGTGGTAAGATTCCCATCCGATGGACAGCTCCAGAGGCTATTGCTCATCGGATTTTCACCTCAGCTAGTGATGTCTGGAGCTTTGGAATTGTCATGTGGGAGGTGCTGTCATTTGGTGACAAGCCATATGGGAACATGAGCAATCAAGAG GTGATGAAAAGCTTAGAGGACGGGTGTCGGCTCCCCCCACCCGTGGACTGCCCATCTATCCTCTACGAGCTCATGAAGAGCTGCTGGTCACAAAATAGGCTGAGGAGGCCTCATTTTCAGGAAATCCGGGCACAGCTGCAACATTTCATCTCAAGTCCCCAGCTCCTCCGGCCTGTTGCAGACTTTGATCCCAG gGTAACACTCCggctccccagctgcagtggaTCTGATGGGATTCCCTATCGATCCATCCCTGAGTGGCTGGAATCCATTCGCATGAAGCGCTACATCTCCAACTTCCGCACTGCCGGCTTGGACACCATGGAGTCCATTCTGGAGCTCACTGCTGA GGACTTGAAACAGATGGGAGTGTCACTTCCAGGCCACCAGAAGAGGATCCTGTGTAGCATCCAAGGCTTTAAGGAGTGA